A single genomic interval of Aphidius gifuensis isolate YNYX2018 linkage group LG6, ASM1490517v1, whole genome shotgun sequence harbors:
- the LOC122859816 gene encoding uncharacterized protein LOC122859816 → MANSSSVFDIDSILDTEEAKLLSDGIKKKLSENLNKALQSQMEIKASKDLEENLEKIISDEDERTIVKKEIENRVMKACDALTRKRKYMQENLRREVVAKHNNVIEEIVRKKMLHEKKENFSDVVKFEEGEYKKSVEKKNQHKVDQGHESQSKGPYKSHGGIHIQDRNRQYGRNGKSRGYVSNEYQRSLDKSDEFSPERRNNYQS, encoded by the exons atggCTAACAGTAGTAGTGTTTTCGATATTGATTCTATATTAGATACAGAAGAAGCAAAGCTATTGTCAgatggtataaaaaaaaaattatctgaaaACTTGAACAAAGCATTACAATCACAAATGGAAATAAAAGCTAGTAAAGACTTGgaagaaaatttagaaaaaataatatctgatGAAGATGAGCGTACaatagttaaaaaagaaattgaaaatcgTGTTATGAAAGCATGTGATGCtttaacaagaaaaagaaaatatatgcaAGAAAATCTTAGAAGAGAAGTAGTTGCTAAGCACAACAATGTAATTGAAGAAATAGtgcgaaaaaaaatgttacatgaaaagaaagaaaacTTTAGTGATGTGGTTAAATTTGAAGAAGGTGAATACAAAAagtcagttgaaaaaaaaaatcaacacaaGGTTGATCAAGGACATGAAAGTCAATCAAAAGGACCATATAAGAGTCATGGAGGAATACACATTCAAGACCGTAATCGTCA atatGGACGTAATGGTAAATCAAGAGGTTATGTATCAAATGAGTATCAACGATCACTTGATAAATCAGATGAGTTTTCACCAGAAAGAAGAAATAATTACCAAAGTTAA